One segment of Podospora pseudopauciseta strain CBS 411.78 chromosome 5 map unlocalized CBS411.78m_5.2, whole genome shotgun sequence DNA contains the following:
- a CDS encoding uncharacterized protein (EggNog:ENOG503NWYS; COG:S) encodes MFEYVEFPILPIVKTHLIINCVLAVITLVILGLRLFARFLTGAGLWWDDYLILFAVPQGMAMVVIQGLWAPMGVGYPMAETAPNIEHILKMLVSYELIYATSISTIKLSVLIFYLRVFVNKTMRMATKGVIIFVCLWSVGNILQVFLICRPFAAIYTVALMPTAQCGDQVGSFIAIGAFNIITDVLILTLPIPTVWTLKTSKGKKIALTAVFLVGLLVSVVAMIRIVTLTQLDLVNLTESMVWADFWSATEPNLGIFCVSLPMLGTLWTRYFSRKSPSKLDPYHSSENGTNGTNGFSKLKNSSNPGTDTIVMEDLYAPNKEVYHKTDVAATTPDGDRAGTPLRANSSEEALTMQVGDHRNYHRQPEGIRVQTKWTISVD; translated from the exons ATGTTTGAATACGTCGAGTTTCCGATCCTCCCGATCGTCAAAacccatctcatcatcaactgtGTACTAGCCGTCATAACTTTGGTGATCCTTGGGCTGAGACTCTTTGCTCGCTTCCTGACGGGAGCTGGCCTGTGGTGGGATGACTACCTCATTCTGTTTGCCGTCCCTCAGGGCATGGCCATGGTAGTGATTCAGGGCCTTT GGGCACCGATGGGTGTAGGATATCCAATGGCCGAGACCGCTCCAAATATCGAACACATCCTGAAGATGCTCGTCTCATACGAACTGATCTATGCGACATCCATCAGCACCATCAAGCTCAGCGTCCTCATCTTTTACCTCCGTGTCTTCGTCAACAAAACGATGCGCATGGCCACCAAGGGCGTCATCATTTTTGTTTGTCTCTGGTCTGTTGGGAATATACTGCAGGTGTTTCTGATTTGTCGTCCTTTTGCCGCCATCTACACCGTCGCTCTGATGCCAACAGCGCAATGTGGTGACCAAGTCGGGTCTTTTATTGCCATTGGCGCgttcaacatcatcaccgacGTGTTGATCCTGACGCTCCCGATTCCAACAGTGTGGACTCTGAAGACctccaagggcaagaagatcGCCCTGACAGCCGTCTTCTTGGTTGGTTTACT cGTCAGCGTGGTCGCCATGATCCGCATCGTAACCCTCACCCAGCTCGACCTCGTCAACCTGACCGAATCCATGGTCTGGGCCGACTTCTGGTCCGCGACCGAGCCCAACCTCGGCATCTTCTGCGTCAGCCTCCCCATGCTCGGCACCCTCTGGACCCGCTATTTTTCTCGCAAGAGCCCCTCCAAGCTCGACCCGTATCACTCCTCTGAGAACGGCACCAACGGCACCAACGGGTTCAGCAAGCTGAAGAACAGCTCCAACCCCGGCACCGACACGATCGTGATGGAAGATTTGTACGCACCGAACAAGGAGGTGTATCACAAGACGGACGTTGCTGCTACCACGCCGGATGGGGATAGGGCGGGGACGCCGCTGAGGGCGAATAGCTCCGAGGAGGCGCTCACGATGCAAGTGGGGGATCATCGGAACTATCATAGGCAGCCGGAGGGGATTAGGGTGCAGACGAAGTGGACTATTTCGGTTGATTAG
- a CDS encoding uncharacterized protein (COG:S; EggNog:ENOG503NWCY): MPRDELPSLLLLPFPPDPLSRSLLNTAYRPSITAALSRLKRPNGASKLTVAVECPILHGQFLRSKTLSWTEAQALVAGIYTIISVVSAQLGIGTEIDGGPNSVDATVVLIDHNRNKRFTEDFRPAIETNNTTVIDLATFASAYHPWNYIFHVRSEVGLQFYQTYLKLAEGRQTLLQEQLIPVEGGITMNVVPQGNIPRPTPARTPGVPVVCLGGTFDYLHPGHKLLLTAAALLLKVPRKDDANMQPCTYIIGITGDELLRNKKYAEFVQSWETRARNVILFLSRILELSERGWKDTQQPQRVEERDGDVKAWFRDGTILVHCVRIQDPFGPTITVENVDALVVSGETRSGGKAVNDKRAEQGWKTLEVFEVDVLDAEDVLEEKERTKTEENFSAKISSSAIRQQRALARPGTKI; encoded by the coding sequence ATGCCTCGAGACGAACTACCCTCGTTGCTATTGCTTCCATTTCCTCCCGACCCCTTAAGTCGCTCGTTGTTAAACACGGCATATCGACCATCCATCACTGCTGCACTCTCAAGGCTAAAGCGACCAAATGGCGCCTCTAAACTCACCGTAGCTGTCGAATGCCCAATATTGCACGGCCAGTTCTTGCGGTCCAAGACCCTGTCATGGACCGAAGCCCAGGCTTTGGTAGCCGGCATCTACACCATCATCTCCGTCGTCTCTGCTCAGCTTGGCATCGGCACCGAAATTGACGGCGGGCCAAACTCAGTCGATGCCACAGTCGTTTTGATTGACCACAACCGCAACAAGCGCTTCACTGAAGACTTTCGCCCTGCCATTGagaccaacaacaccaccgtgATTGACCTCGCAACCTTTGCCTCGGCCTATCACCCATGGAACTACATCTTCCACGTCCGAAGCGAGGTTGGGCTTCAGTTTTATCAGACCTATCTCAAGCTCGCTGAGGGGAGGCAAACATTGCTGCAGGAGCAGTTGATTCCTGTCGAAGGGGGCATCACTATGAATGTTGTCCCCCAAGGAAATATACCACGCCCAACACCTGCTCGGACGCCGGGGGTCCCTGTCGTCTGTCTCGGTGGAACCTTTGACTATCTACACCCAGGTCACAAGCTTCTCCTCACCGCCGCTGCGCTGTTGTTGAAAGTCCCAAGAAAAGACGACGCCAATATGCAACCTTGCACCTACATCATCGGCATCACAGGCGATGAGCTTTTGAGAAACAAAAAGTATGCCGAGTTCGTCCAGTCTTGGGAAACCAGAGCGAGGAATGTGATTTTGTTTCTGTCCCGGATTCTCGAGCTCTCGGAAAGAGGATGGAAAGACACTCAGCAACCGCAACGAGTGGAGGAAAGGGACGGCGATGTCAAGGCTTGGTTTAGGGATGGGACAATTCTTGTTCACTGTGTCAGGATTCAAGATCCTTTTGGGCCCACGATCACGGTGGAGAATGTTGATGCGTTGGTTGTGTCTGGGGAGACGAGGTCAGGAGGCAAGGCAGTGAATGATAAGAGGGCTGAACAGGGGTGGAAGACGTTGGAGGTGTTTGAGGTGGATGTGCTGGATGCGGAGGAtgtgttggaggagaaagagaggacCAAAACAGAAGAGAATTTCTCGGCGAAGATCAGCAGTTCGGCAATACGGCAGCAGAGAGCGTTGGCGAGGCCGGGGACCAAGATATGA
- a CDS encoding uncharacterized protein (BUSCO:EOG09262J7K; EggNog:ENOG503NWBC; COG:S) has protein sequence MNQQQQYQQPSRRTDAYSSQHDELHLPSSSSMAQQGQHPLQQQQQQLPTRQYSSGPGVPSHIKLEQSPNPQQHHHQSAGVVPNVLQPGGLQTRPPIISSNTAPVLPTMQQQQPPDYQPHQTPTKPNSMNLSHNYPRSSPAAPYEGGSGYSAYAPNTPGGAGSSSQYMSPTDSKYSQSSGSQRIPSNAPLGLADIRPRADSSLSDGIPGTTSYEHANTQSRTSNYMAPWALYAFDWCKWAPQGNSAGKVAIGSYLEDGHNYIQILDAQVTPTPSDVYSPAGSRYTMDFTRIAEATHSYPVTRLLWEPPSSQKQSTDLLATSGDHLRLWSLPSDPQVQTPGSSITSRNGRDMPITKLTPLALLSNSKTPDHTAPLTSLDWNTVTPSLIITSSIDTTCTIWDIPSLTAKTQLIAHDKEVYDVRFCANSVDVFVSCGQDGSVRMFDLRSLEHSTIIYEPTGKEERDANGGRISPTLAQQTMSHPPPLLRLATSPHDQHLLATFAQDSNVIRILDVRQPGQALLELRGHGGALNCVEWSPLRRGTLASGGDDCQVLIWDLLNNNNTSNAATISTNGAAPPTGAQAAASTDNVRSPVAAWQCEYEVGNLGWVPHLAGGEYGDWLGVSAGRGVWGVKLG, from the exons ATgaaccaacagcagcaatacCAGCAGCCGTCACGGCGAACAGACGCCTACTCGTCGCAACACGACGAACTCCACCTACCCTCGTCATCCAGCATGGCCCAACAAGGCCAACATCCccttcaacagcagcagcagcagcttcccACCCGCCAATATTCCTCTGGGCCCGGCGTTCCTTCCCATATCAAGCTCGAGCAGTCCCCAAAtcctcagcagcatcaccaccaaagcgCCGGTGTAGTGCCCAACGTGCTACAGCCGGGCGGGCTGCAAACCAGACCTCCTATCATCTCGTCAAATACCGCTCCGGTCCTGCCTACCatgcagcaacagcagccaccaGACTATCAgcctcatcaaacaccaacaaaaccCAACTCGATGAACCTGTCGCATAATTACCCGCGATCCAGCCCCGCCGCTCCCTACGAGGGCGGGTCCGGCTACTCTGCCTACGCTCCCAACACTCCTGGCGGTGCCGGGAGCTCTTCGCAGTACATGTCGCCAACCGATTCAAAATACAGCCAGTCCTCGGGCTCCCAGCGCATCCCCTCCAATGCGCCCCTTGGTCTCGCTGACATACGGCCCCGCGCTGACTCGAGTCTTTCCGATGGCATCCCCGGGACCACCTCCTACGAGCATGCAAACACTCAGTCACGTACCAGCAACTACATGGCCCCATGGGCTCTCTATGCGTTCGACTGGTGCAAATGGGCTCCCCAGGGAAACAGTGCTGGGAAAGTAGCTATTGGGAGTTATTTGGAAGATGGGCACAACTAC ATTCAAATTCTCGACGCTCAAGTGACTCCCACACCGTCCGACGTCTACTCGCCCGCCGGGTCGAGATATACAATGGACTTTACTAGAATCGCCGAAGCGACTCACTCCTATCCCGTCACACGTCTCCTGTGGGAGCCTCCATCGTCACAAAAACAGTCAACCGATCTTTTGGCCACATCCGGTGACCACCTCCGCCTTTGGTCTCTTCCTTCCGATCCTCAAGTTCAGACTCCTGGCTCCTCGATAACGTCAAGAAACGGCCGTGACATGCCGATTACGAAACTCACCCCATTGGCTTTGCTCTCCAACTCCAAGACACCCGACCACACAGCACCCCTGACCTCGCTCGACTGGAACACCGTGACCCCCAGCTTAATTATCACGTCCAGCATCGACACTACCTGCACCATCTGGGATATTCCATCCCTCACGGCCAAAACTCAGTTAATCGCCCACGACAAGGAAGTCTACGACGTCCGTTTTTGCGCCAACAGTGTGGACGTCTTTGTGAGCTGTGGTCAGGACGGCAGCGTGAGAATGTTTGATCTGAGGAGTCTGGAGCACAGCACCATTATTTACGAGCCAACCGGAAAGGAAGAAAGAG ACGCTAACGGAGGTCGCATCTCCCCCACACTTGCCCAGCAAACAATgtcccaccctcctcccctcctccgactggccacctccccccacgACCAGCATCTCCTCGCCACCTTTGCCCAAGACAGCAACGTAATACGCATCCTCGACGTGCGCCAGCCTGGCCAGGCCCTCCTCGAGCTCCGCGGCCACGGCGGCGCGCTCAACTGCGTCGAGTGGTCCCCTCTGAGGAGAGGAACCTTGGCCTCGGGAGGTGACGACTGCCAGGTGTTGATCTGGGACCTgctgaacaacaacaacacgtCCAACGCGGCCACAATCTCCACCAACGGGGCTGCCCCGCCAACGGGCGCTCAGGCTGCTGCAAGCACTGATAATGTCAGGAGTCCGGTTGCTGCTTGGCAGTGCGAGTACGAGGTGGGCAATCTGGGGTGGGTGCCGCACTTGGCTGGGGGGGAGTATGGGGATTGGTTGGGTGTCAGCgccgggaggggggtttggggtgtGAAGTTGGGATGA
- the EFB1 gene encoding Translation elongation factor 1 beta (BUSCO:EOG092644ZU; antiSMASH:Cluster_8; COG:J; EggNog:ENOG503NV8V), with product MGFTDLLSDAGLTVLNNWLLTRSYVTGYSASQADVVVFKALSSAPDAAKYPNAARWYKHIASYEEEFTTLPGDASQPYTVYGPDVAEVTLNPAKAPAAAAEEEEDEDVDLFGSDDEEEDAEAARIREERLAEYRKKKEGKAKPAAKSVVTMDVKPWDDETDMVALEEGVRAIEKDGLVWGASKLVAVGFGIKKLQINLVVEDEKVSLDDLQEQIAELEDYVQSSDIVAMQKL from the exons aTGGGCTTCACCGATCTCCTCTCCGATGCCGGTCTCACCGTGCTCAACAACTGGCTCCTTACCCGCTCTTACGTTACCGG GTACTCTGCCTCCCAGGCCGATGTTGTCGTCTTCAAGGCCCTGAGCTCCGCTCCCGATGCCGCCAAGTACCCCAACGCTGCCCGTTGGTACAAGCACATCGCCTCCTACGAGGAGGagttcaccaccctccccggtGATGCCAGCCAGCCCTACACCGTCTACGGCCCCGACGTCGCCGAGGTGACCCTCAATCCCGCCAAggcccccgccgccgccgccgaggaggaggaggatgaggatgtcgACCTCTTCGGttccgacgacgaggaggaggacgccgaGGCTGCCCGCATCCGTGAGGAGCGCCTCGCCGAGTaccgcaagaagaaggagggcaaggccaAGCCCGCCGCCAAGTCCGTCGTCACCATGGACGTCAAGCCTTGGG ATGATGAGACCGACATGGTTGCCCTCGAGGAGGGTGTCCGTGCCATCGAGAAGGACGGCCTCGTCTGGGGTGCTTCCAAGCTCGTCGCCGTCGGCTTCGGTATCAAGAAGCTCCAGATCAACCTTGTCGTCGAGGACGAGAAGGTCTCTCTTGATGATCTCCAGGAGCAGAtcgccgagctcgaggactACGTTCAGTCTTCCGACATTGTTGCCATGCAGAAGCTTTAA
- a CDS encoding uncharacterized protein (antiSMASH:Cluster_8; COG:J; EggNog:ENOG503P2B8) — translation MECPHSTKPITTTSKMEGVQERQQIAPLVQTNKKYVKMSGFKRDWNGNAKKRDGPKPPAKKAVQNQFTPMFETLRDELDRHHDRRERIIKASRDITALSKKIIFALQRIRKIDEELPKNIQAEIDTRLADISKLLATIAPEIQGINRYRYARSLMCLEELVEALTFLHYLKTQTLITPEQLTPIMEDLVQKGITPSEDVAMTDASEPTSAAPEQPQEKETPKVSLTQDDYLYGVFDLTGEMMRFATTSTALTGTMAGGGAGGDEQPRTIVEDMHELGSFFEMLPVGQGNRFQWEKKLEVTRQSVQKVERLGYDRTIRGSERPKGWIPDLSGGDQAEEE, via the exons ATGGAGTGTCCCCATAGCACCAAACCAATCACCACGACGTCAAAAATGGAAGGCGTTCAAGAGCGACAACAAATTGCACCTCTTGTACAAACCAACAAAAAATACGTCAAAATGTCCGGGTTCAAGCGCGACTGGAATGGCAATGCCAAGAAGAGGGATGGACCAAAGCCGCCTGCCAAAAAGGCTGTGCAGAATCAGTTCACACCCATGTTTGAGACTCTCAGAGATGAGCTTGACCGGCACCATGACCGCCGGGAGCGCATTATCAAGGCTTCAAGAGATATCACGGCTTTGAGCAAGAAAAT AATATTTGCCTTGCAGAG AATCCGGAAAATCGACGAGGAATTGCCAAAAAACATCCAGGCCGAGATTGACACACGGCTCGCCGATATCTCCAAGCTTCTGGCCACCATTGCCCCTGAGATCCAGGGCATCAATCGCTACCGATATGCTCGATCCCTGATGTGTCTGGAAGAGCTTGTGGAGGCGCTTACTTTCTTGCATTATCTCAAGACACAgaccctcatcacccccgagCAGCTAACACCGATCATGGAGGACTTGGTCCAGAAGGGGATCACACCATCAGAAGATGTAGCCATGACGGATGCAAGCGAGCCAACTTCTGCGGCCCCAGAGCAACCCCAGGAGAAGGAGACACCGAAAGTTAGCCTCACCCAAGATGACTACCTCTACGGCGTGTTTGATCTTACGGGTGAGATGATGCGTTTTGCCACTACGTCAACAGCACTGACAGGCACAATGGCTGGGGGCGGAGCTGGGGGTGACGAACAGCCTCGAACCATTGTCGAGGATATGCATGAGCTGGGTAGCTTTTTTGAGATGCTTCCCGTTGGGCAAGGCAACAGGTTCCagtgggagaagaagctggaggtcACACGGCAGTCTGTTCAAAAGGTTGAACGTCTGGGTTACGACAGGACCATCAGGGGTAGCGAACGTCCCAAGGGGTGGATTCCGGATttgagtggtggtgatcaagCCGAGGAGGAATAA